In Hermetia illucens chromosome 5, iHerIll2.2.curated.20191125, whole genome shotgun sequence, a single window of DNA contains:
- the LOC119658155 gene encoding phospholipase A2-like — MRIEVESCDHKVEIDSKVTKKIEPTQGNNYADVFIRKKPLKQSRPKKFQIDRAYNEIVDEDYEDLDNPLFPEVSPESQLALTNNEEEVDSTTNEVGNKHIARTHHYLYNITHDQGLDTIIYVPFLERILSGVSGRIYTVYPGTIWCGVGNQAQDESSIGYFSSTDRCCRDHDLCRDSIPPKAIKHGLRNPGFFTRSHCDCDRKFYRCLKFDNSFVSRKIGMAYFNILRPQCFRKEFPIMYCWIWFDGRCLNYVVDDTRAKSWQWFDNKPF, encoded by the exons ATGAGAATTGAAGTAGAAAGTTGTGATCATAAAGTAGAGATCGATTCCAAAG TCACTAAGA AAATTGAGCCAACTCAGGGAAATAATTATGCAGACGTTTTCATACGGAAGAAACCTTTGAAACAATCACGACCAAAGAAATTCCAAATAGATCGAGCATACAATGAAATTGTCGATGAG GATTACGAAGATCTGGACAACCCACTGTTTCCGGAGGTGTCACCGGAGTCGCAATTAGCTTTAACAAATAATGAGGAAGAAGTGGATAGTACAACTA ACGAAGTAGGAAATAAACATATCGCTCGAACTCATCACTACTTATACAACATAACCCATGACCAAGGACTAGATACTATCATTTATGTTCCGTTTTTGGAACGAATTCTGAGTGGCGTAAGTGGTCGGATCTACACGGTTTATCCAG GAACAATATGGTGTGGCGTAGGCAATCAAGCCCAGGATGAATCATCGATAGGCTATTTTAGCTCAACGGATAGGTGCTGTCGCGACCACGATTTGTGTCGAGATTCAATTCCACCGAAGGCGATAAAACATGGTTTGCGAAATCCTGGGTTTTTCACGAGATCACACTGCGATTGCGATCGAAAGTTTTATCGATGTTTAAAATTCGATAATTCCTTCGTTTCGAGAAAGATAGGAATGGCTTACTTTAATATTCTAAGACCGCAATGTTTTCGCAAGGAGTTCCCAATCATGTATTGTTGGATATG